The DNA sequence GGCGTGTGTGTGAACACGATGGGTAGCTACTCCTGCCTCTGCGACGGCCGCCGGGGCCTGCGGCTGGCGGAGGACCAGCGTTCCTGTGAGGTGATACCGGTGTGTGTTCAGCTGTATGACTACAAACACTCTGAGATGCTGTACCTGGGAGAACAATTCACCGGAGGGCCTGTCATATACCTCCGCTTCAGACTACCGGAGAACACSAAGTAAGAGGGTTTAAACACaccgagacagacacacacacaccacctgctgTGGAAGTCCTGTTCACTACACAGCTGTACCCTAAATCGTCCCGGGTCGTGTTGTCTCCAGGTTCGCTGCAGAGTTTGACTTCCGTACGTTTGATCCAGAAGGGGTGGTTCTGTACGCAGAGTCTTCCCAGGACTCGTGGTTCATGCTggggctgaggggaggacggatcGAGGTCCAGTTCAAGAACCAGCACTCCCTTAAGGTCACCAGCGGGGGCAAGGCCATCAACGACGGACAGTGGCATGTGGTAAGACTGGCTCGTGGATTACATCACTGATTACTTTTTACTGTCACTAGCTGGTTATATTAGTCACCTGTCCAACCTGCCTGTCTTTTACTGTCACTAGCTGGTTATATTAGTCCCTGTCCAACCTGCCTGTCTTTTACTGTCCAGCTGGTTATATTAGTCCTCTGCCCAACCTGACTCATGTCTTTATGTCACTAGCTGGTTATATTAGTCCTGCCAACCTGACTACCTGTCTTTTACTGTCCTAGCTGGTTATATTAGTCTCTGCCCAACCTGACTACCTGTCTTTACTGTCTAGCTGGTTATATTAGTCCTCTGCCAACCGACTACCTGTCTTTTACTGTCACTAGCTGGTTATATTAGTCATCTGTCCAACCTGActacctgtctttttactgtctaGCTGGTTAAGTCACCTGTCCAACCTGACTACGTTTACTGTCTCTAGCTGGTATTATCATCTGTCCAATCTGACTTCCTGTCTTTTGCTCAGATGGGTTGATCTCAATCCAGTGTTAAGATGAAGTTGGAGGTTTACAtccactttggttggagtcattaaaactagtttttcaaccaactCCAcaatttttgttaacaaacttagttttggcaagtcggttaggacatatactttgtgcatgacacaagtcatttttccaacaattgtttacagacagattatttcacttataattcactgtatcacaattccagtgggtcagaagtttacatacactaagctgacttgtgcctttaaacagcttgtaaaattccaggaaatgtgtcatggctttagaagcttctgataggctaattgacataacttgagtcaattggaggtgtacctgtggatgtatttcaaggcctaccttcaaactcagtgcctctttgcttggatCATGGGAAatgtaaagaaatcagccaagacttcagagaaaaattgttgacctccacaagtctggttcatccttgggagcaatttccaaacgctgaaggtaccacgttcatctgtacaaacaatagtagcaagtataaacaccatgggaccacgcagccgtcatactgctgaggaaggagacgtgttctgtctcctatagaataacgtactttggtgcgaaaagtgcaaatcaatcccagaacaacagcaaaggaccttgtgaagagctggaggaaacaggtacaaaagtatctatatccacagtgaaacgagtcctatatcgacataactgaggAACcgctctcagcaaggaagaagccacttctccaaaacatctcatcagtcaggaagttaaagcttggtcgcaaatgggtcttccaaatggacaatgacccaagcatacttccaaattgtggcaaaatggcttaaggacaacaaagtcaaggtattggagtggccatcacaaagccctgacctcatcccatagaaaatgtgtgggcagaactgaaaaagcgtgtggagcaaggaggcctacaaacctgactcagttacaccagcttctgTCGTGGataatgggccaaattcacccaacttattatgggaagcttgtgaaggctacccggaaacgtttgacgcaagttaaacaatttaaaagaatgctgccaaatactaattgagtgtatgtaaattctgacccactgggaatgtgacttgaagaaataaaagctgaaataaatcttctctctactattattctgacatttcacattcttaaaataaagtggtgatcctaactgactaggAAAGttaattttttactaggattaaatgtcaggaattgtgaaaaaactgagtttaaatgtatttcggcttaaggtgtatgtaacttcctacttcaactgtatatacagtcgcAGTTAAAAGTATAAAAGTTTTGCaacaccctactcattcaaggttttatttatttttactattttctacattgtagaatatagtgaagacatcccaaactattaaataacacacttatggagtcatgtagtacacaaaaaagttgttaaacaaatcatctTCAAAGTatcacctttgccttgatgacagctttgcaacacctcttggaattctctcaaccagcttcagctggaatgctttttccaacgtcttgaaggagttcccacatatgatgagcacttgttggcttgtTGAAGAatcttcaaatataaaatatattttcatttgtttactctacaatgtaggaaatagtaaaaataaaagagaCTGAGTAGGTGTCCCAAACtttttaactggtactgttaTATATGGACGGTTGGAAATGACATTGATAAGAACCACAATTATATCACAAATTAAAATGAGCTACCccatagaaaaataaatattcattattatgAGTATGTTGCTGTTGTGTAatgttgttttgtatgttgttatgtaatgtgttgttgtgtattgttgttgttgttgttatgtaatgtgtgttggtgtattggtgttgttgtgtaaatgttgttgtttgtgtatgttgttgttgtgtaattgttgttgttatgtaatggttgtttgtgtgttattgtaatgttttgttgtgtgtttaatggttgttgtttggtgttgttctgtaatgttgttgttgtgttaatgttgttttgttatgtaatgttgttgcttgttgtgtaagtgttgttgttgttgtgtaatgttgttgttgtttgttgttgtgaatgttgctggtgtgtgtaatgttgttgtttgtattgtgttgttgttgtgtaagtttgttgttttatgtaatgttgtgttgttgtttaatgttgtgtgtatgttgttgttgttgtgtatgttgttgttgtttgttgtgtaatgttgttTGTTagtaatgttgttgtgttgttgtgtaatgttgttgttggtaattgttgttgttgtgtaaggtgttgttgtgtaatgttgttgttgtgtaatgttgttgtttgtgtattgttgttgttgttgttgttgtgtatgttgttgttgttgtttatgtaatgTTGTTGTGAATGTTGTTGCTGTAATATTGCTTTGTTGTTGTGTAATGTGTTGTAGATCCAGTAGATGAACTGCGAGTCCAGTATCAGTGTTAAGATCAGCTTAAGGAAGCTGTGATGAGCATCAACAGGCCTGAGAGTCTTCTTCACGTCAGTTAACGGAAAACTGGAGACCAAGGTGTACATCGCAGGGCTGCCCAACCGCACCGCAGCGTCATCAAACCGGTAACAGCCCGGCTCCGCACAACAGAACAACCATAGAACAACCACTAAAACACCAAACACATACCGCAGAACAAACATCTCAGAACAAACCAGCGACCAAAGAAACAACCATAGAACAACCACAGAAAACCACAGAACCAACCATAGAACAACCACAGAACAACCACAGAACAACCACTGAAGAACAACCCAGAACAACCAAGAAACACAAAACCACAGACAACCACAAACCCAATAGAACAACACCAGAACCAACCACAGAACAACCATAGAACAACCACAGAACAAACCACTAGAACAACCATaaaacaccacacagacaaaCCATGAGGAACAGACACAGCCAACAACCGATAAAACAACCTAGAACAAACCTCTCATAAACATTCAACCCAATAACCAACACAAATAATTAACAGAAGTACACTCGTACAAccgccatctctctctgtgtgttgtNNNNNNNNNNNNNNNNNNNNNNNNNNNNNNNNNNNNNNNNNNNNNNNNNNNNNNNNNNNNNNNNNNNNNNNNNNNNNNNNNNNNNNNNNNNNNNNNNNNNNNNNNNNNNNNNNNNNNNNNNNNNNNNNNNNNNNNNNNNNNNNNNNNNNNNNNNNNNNNNNNNNNNNNNNNNNNNNNNNNNNNNNNNNNNNNNNNNNNNNNNNNNNNNNNNNNNNNNNNNNNNNNNNNNNNNNNNNNNNNNNNNNNNNNNNNNNNNNNNNNNNNNNNNNNNNNNNNNNNNNNNNNNNNNNNNNNNNNNNNNNNNNNNNNNNNNNNNNNNNNNNNNNNNNNNNNNNNNNNNNNNNNNNNNNNNNNNNNNNNNNNNNNNNNNNNNNNNNNNNNNNNNNNNNNNNNNNNNNNNNNNNNNNNNNNNNNNNNNNNNNNNNNNNNNNNNNNNNNNNNNNNNNNNNNNNNNNNNNNNNNNNNNNNNNNNNNNNNNNNNNNNNNNNNNNNNNNNNNNNNNNNNNNNNNNNNNNNNNNNNNNNNNNNNNNNNNNNNNNNNNNNNNNNNNNNNNNNNNNNNNNNNNNNNNNNNNNNNNNNNNNNNNNNNNNNNNNNNNNNNNNNNNNNNNNNNNNNNNNNNNNNNNNNNNNNNNNNNNNNNNNNNNNNNNNNNNNNNNNNNNNNNNNNNNNNNNNNNNNNNNNNNNNNNNNNNNNNNNNNNNNNNNNNNNNNNNNNNNNNNNNNNNNNNNNNNNNNNNNNNNNNNNNNNNNNNNNNNNNNNNNNNNNNNNNNNNNNNNNNNNNNNNNNNNNNNNNNNNNNNNNNNNNNNNNNNNNNNNNNNNNNNNNNNNNNNNNNNNNNNNNNNNNNNNNNNNNNNNNNNNNNNNNNNNNNNNNNNNNNNNNNNNNNNNNNNNNNNNNNNNNNNNNNNNNNNNNNNNNNNNNNNNNNNNNNNNNNNNNNNNNNNNNNNNNNNNNNNNNNNNNNNNNNNNNNNNNNNNNNNNNNNNNNNNNNNNNNNNNNNNNNNNNNNNNNNNNNNNNNNNNNNNNNNNNNNNNNNNNNNNNNNNNNNNNNNNNNNNNNNNNNNNNNNNNNNNNNNNNNNNNNNNNNNNNNNNNNNNNNNNNNNNNNNNNNNNNNNNNNNNNNNNNNNNNNNNNNNNNNNNNNNNNNNNNNNNNNNNNNNNNNNNNNNNNNNNNNNNNNNNNNNNNNNNNNNNNNNNNNNNNNNNNNNNNNNNNNNNNNNNNNNNNNNNNNNNNNNNNNNNNNNNNNNNNNNNNNNNNNNNNNNNNNNNNNNNNNNNNNNNNNNNNNNNNNNNNNNNNNNNNNNNNNNNNNNNNNNNNNNNNNNNNNNNNNNNNNNNNNNNNNNNNNNNNNNNNNNNNNNNNNNNNNNNNNNNNNNNNNNNNNNNNNNNNNNNNNNNNNNNNNNNNNNNNNNNNNNNNNNNNNNNNNNNNNNNNNNNNNNNNNNNNNNNNNNNNNNNNNNNNNNNNNNNNNNNNNNNNNNNNNNNNNNNNNNNNNNNNNNNNNNNNNNNNNNNNNNNNNNNNNNNNNNNNNNNNNNNNNNNNNNNNNNNNNNNNNNNNNNNNNNNNNNNNNNNNNNNNNNNNNNNNNNNNNNNNNNNNNNNNNNNNNNNNNNNNNNNNNNNNNN is a window from the Salvelinus sp. IW2-2015 unplaced genomic scaffold, ASM291031v2 Un_scaffold7027, whole genome shotgun sequence genome containing:
- the pros1 gene encoding LOW QUALITY PROTEIN: vitamin K-dependent protein S (The sequence of the model RefSeq protein was modified relative to this genomic sequence to represent the inferred CDS: deleted 3 bases in 2 codons; substituted 1 base at 1 genomic stop codon), whose protein sequence is MCLLRICEEPAICVSSCIPDSVCCTPVSCLLYPSICEEPAKCVSSPDINECLLYPSICEEPAICVNNPGMYECQCPSGFNYNFSLRSCLDVDECEVGVCEGVCVNTMGSYSCLCDGRRGLRLAEDQRSCEVIPVCVQLYDYKHSEMLYLGEQFTGGPVIYLRFRLPENTKFAAEFDFRTFDPEGVVLYAESSQDSWFMLGLRGGRIEVQFKNQHSLKVTSGGKAINDGQWHVIQXMNCESSISVKISKEAVMSINRPESLFTSVNGKLETKVYIAGLPNRTAASSNR